The Alnus glutinosa chromosome 3, dhAlnGlut1.1, whole genome shotgun sequence nucleotide sequence CTTTACCCCAAAATTTGATGAGTATTATGACTCACCGAATgttagaaaaaagagaaattttttattttttattcttataagaCATGTccatgattttaaaatataagtattttaaaaatgaaagaatatttaaatagaataaaaaaagtagatttataaaatagagaaaaaaatgtaaaaaaataagtagataaaaaaaaaggtgatattttaattaaaataataaaaaaaatttgctaagTTGAATATAAATGCTTTAAGCTTTATcattagagcattcttagtaacCTCATCAAAgtagttaaaaatcacttttatctATTCTGGTgaaccacttttttaaaattctcccaacGGCCTCACatttttaactattcactattccatttaaataatattttttcaaatttatttattctttttctatttaatctttttatacaacaagttACCATACACCTTCATATTGAGATTAAATTATTGCTAAGAAATTCAaataagttttcatttgcttatCAACTAAatttaataaagaaataaagaaaagataaatgaaagaaccacaaagtttatgttAGGGACAAATAAACATTTATGTCCATGAAATACGGATatcatcgtgtgagagagatgggagatgagagaagaaaattggagaaaataatgaaaaaagtgtgctgatcatgtgagagagaaatgagaaacaaaaatgATGAGAGAGGGTGAACGAATATTATTGATCAAAATCGGTGAatattttcactcaccaaaactttttggttaaagtggtgaggctgctgagagtaattttttcaaaatagcTTAGTATTGCTAAACATGTAAGATCTGCAGGAAGTATTAGCTATATTTGTGTTGGCACTCTAAAATGACATCAGATACTCTAAAAGAACtaatgaaatattaattaaagccATCTgaaatcatttataaaatttaattttacttaataaaaaattaattgaaaacttaaaactATAAAAACATGTATAATTCACCCCTCAATGTCAATAATTCAAGCAAATATAGGACTTTTGTCgcaaaaatattattgtaaGATGATAAAATTTCAGTAATCTAACGAAAAATCCTCAAGTTGTAAATTTAGCACGTGCCGATCCTTTTGAGCTCACTCTAAAGTCCTAAACGGGGTGCCCTGCAGAATGGCTTGATTATCATTCTCTTCCACCCAAACAGCGCCCTTCATTTCTCGTCCTATCGAGGCCCACTACGCCACCAAGTTCCCGAAGAAGATAGACACTCTTAGTCTCACCAAGGAAACACTACTGTTTCGACCTTTTCACAGAAAAAAATGGCAGCGAGAATAAACCAGTCAATTCAGAATACTGTGTGGCTCTTAAACCCTTTACATCGTCCATTGAGTTCCAAAGTGAAGCCCCGTCTCCATTTTCGCCGAAACCccttcttatcttcttcttcttctgcaaaGAGAGCTTTGTCCTGCGCAAGCTTAAGCGCTGTGCAAGATGGTGGCGAGCCCTTTGTTATAACAACTCCGCTTTACTACGTGAATGCCCCTCCCCACATGGGCAGCGCATACACCACCATCGCCGCCGACGCCGTTGCCCGATTTCAGGTTCCCTTTTGCTTCATATTgtctgtcttcttcttttttttttttttcctctttctggccaaaaataatattttcaatgtaATGGGGTTTTGAAAATCTTGATTCTGTTTCTGGGTGcaatttttatataagtaaatttGACTGGTTGCAATATGTATGAAATTAAGAGgtacaaacaaaattaatgtcACTAGGTGTCGAATTAGCACAAAGGTTTAGCTCTAAGTTGctttgaatttgtgtttttatctttatttctaattttttcatGAATTGGGAAGTAATGTTATACTATCACTAAAATCATTACATATTAGAAGGTCAGCCTGTGTCCATCCTGCATTGGATGCTTTAAGGTTACAGATTATGATGTGATAATGAAGAGTAAAATCAaatgaatttcttttattttatttgaaaacacttgatacatatatatagcgTTTTTATACAAGCAAATCAGTGAAAAATTTGCACTATTGTAATCTTCTGTTGTTGAGCGATTCTAGGATGTAGAATGTAAGTTCTTATGGGCTATGTCTTGCGGCAGAGGCTGTTAGGAAAGAAGGTTGTATTCATCACTGGGACAGATGAGCATGGGGAGAAAATTGCCACTGCTGCAGCTGCACAGGGTTCCAACCCGAGTGAACATTGCGATGTCATTTCACAAGCTTATAAGAGTCTCTGGAAAGATGTAATGTTAACCCACCATTGCAATTTATTCTTTGTTTTCCGTAATGGACTTGTTGAATGTTCAAATTACTGTGCAcgttttacattttttcttgtgaacttttttttctttacttgctTCCCACAGGTAGACATTTCTTATGATAAGTTCATTCGGACAACCGATCCCAAGCATGAAGCAATAGTGAAGGAATTTTACTCTCGGGTTCTTGCCAATGGTGATATTTACCGGGCTGACTACGAAGGACTTTATTGTGTCAATTGTGAGGAGTACAAGGTAGTATTTCTATTTGAAGTTGTAAATGTGGATGTAACAACCttatcttaatttaattttcattatATGCTTATCGATTTTATTATTCACAACCTTCTGGATTAGCGATGGGATTATTTCTTCACTTGTAGAtcatttgataaaaattaagtgtgtgtgtgtgtgtgtgtgttttttttttatttgttttggtgCTGATCTTTGTTTGGAAAATCACCTTTGAATGCTTGCAACTCATTATGTGGAATTCCCTGGTTTTAGGTTCTCGCTGATTTCCATTTTCAGTTTGACATATGTATTCATATATACATTGTACTCTTGAATGAATccatttatttagttattttggtccTTTTGTTCTAGAGTAGCTCTGTGTTTGTGTAATTCAGCTGTGTATTATCATTAGCTCCGTGAATATGCAGGATGAGAAAGAATTGCTTGATAACAACTGTTGCCCTATGCACCTGAAGCCATGTGTTCTGCGGAAAGAGGATAATTACTTCTTTGCTctatcaaaatatcaaaaattattagaagaaaCTTTGACAGAGAATCCAAATTTTGTGCAGCCTTCATTCCGTTTAAATGAGGTGAGATAATGGGGAATTTTGTTAAAGTTTAGGCTAGTGTGTCTTGTATACTCTTCATTGAGCCTTAGCGTAATTTATGCAAAAATTATTGCTTTCGGCATGATTCGTTTTCCTGCCAAGATCCTGAACATGCTGATTAAAAATCTTGTAAGCTCGATAATTGGCAGATTTTCTATATACTAGTGTAGTATGTAACTATTTCTATAATTATAGATTGTCTATATGCATTTGCTTGTACTTACCATTCAAGATATTTATGTCATGATTGCTAATATATTACTTAAATAAGTTGTTGTGCATCTTAAATAAGTTTTATGGAAAATATTTCTAGGTGAAATGTTCGCACTAATGGTGCTTCTGTTGTTTGAGTTGATCATGCTGCCCACGTGGGTCGAGGgaatattttatgaatttaaacaaagtctctctctctctctcttcaatttAATGAATTTATAGTTGAAACTTTACacatgtattttgtattttgctATATGAATTTTTCTATTGATATCACTTACTTCTATGttcaatttttcttataaaatttcTTCAAGGTGCAAAGCTGGATCAAAAGTGGTCTAAGAGACTTTTCCATTTCCCGAGCATCAGTGGATTGGGGCATCCCAGTTCCTAATGACAAAAAGCAAACCATATACGTGTGGTTTGATGCTTTATTAGGGTAAAgtcctttttgttttgtaatttggAATCATATTATTTTCTAAGCTTGTAAGTTCCTAATTTGTATGataaatgtgtttttaaaaatttatcaaGGCTTCTGCTTTATATATCATCAGATACTCTACTTATTTGGGCGGTAATGTTCTTTTGGTGAAATCTTTATTTATGAACTTCTATTGAGTATTTTTTCCTGTTGAGCAGTTATATATCAGCACTATCTCAGGACAAGGGGCAATCTAATTTACAAAGTGCTGTTTCTTCAGGTTGGCCTGCGTCACTACACTTGATTGGGAAGGTATAGCATCTTCTATGTGTTTAAGACGTATATTTTTCCCAGAAGTATATTTACTCTTTTGTGAAGGTTTTGTAGATTTAATTGACATAGCAATTACAAATTGCCACCAAAATGTACTTGTTTTTCATGTTAGTAATGCCAGTTGATGCCTTACCAGTTTCCACCTCTGTGTCTCTGGAATTTAGTTTATTGTTTCACATTCTCTTTGAAGATGCTTATTCGGAAAGTTTGTGGTTGACCACCTAATTGCTCTACCAagttaatcattttattttaatcacCAAGACCCAAGATAAGTCGTCACACCTTTTATTCATCCAGTATTCTGGCACATGAGCATCTCTCCAGGATTTGATTGGATTCCTTGTAAGTGGCATATTTGAGCAGTATGGATGCTGTGAAATCTGACATCATATTACTGTGGCACAATTTCTTTTGGCTATGAGGTATAATTGATGCAGGGGCAGGGTGTATCACTTTCATTAATGTGCTTTGCATCAATGAGTTGTATGCGGCAGATGATGCAGTGCTCATCATTCGTGTGTATGGATATACCACTGGTTGAATCATGGGTGGAATATCCTACTTTTCTGTTATATCTATGTATTAGGTGCTACACCCATGCAAAATTTCCTGGACATGGAGAGGTCTCCGGATGTTGGCCAGggtgattttgtttgttttattgttcTGTGTCTTTGTTATTTAGACTtatgtggtttttcttttctgggtgcctttccttttccttttgttgttGTCAGGAACCTTGTACACATATATTGTTCTTCTTTTTACTTCCAATTCTAATGGGTGGTTTCCATTCTCCTTCTTCACTATTATAAAGATTTCAGCAGTAGTATAATTATCTAATGTTTTTGTTATACTTATGCAGGATATTTTGCGCTTCCATGCGGTTTACTGGCCAGCTATGCTAATGTCTGCAGGACTAAGCCTTCCTAAGATGGTGTTTGGCCATGGATTTTTGACAAAGGTATTTGAACTCATAGtacatttcatttttgtttcccTCTACAGCTAGACATATAATTTCTCCGCTTGCTGCATCTTCCGAAGGAGCTATCGGTTTTAAAATCTTAGCACAAGTATCTGGACTGTTTAACCTAGAGTCTATGTCATACCTGCGGAGTTGCTACTTCTTTAGCTAGTGAAAGTtgggtaatatatatataatcttctcGACTGATGGCGGCTTATGTAGTGGTCGGCCTTCCTACCAGAATGCCTTCTTGGTCGAAGAGCCCATTTACTAGTAAGGGGGCAGGAAGCAAAAAAACTTGTGTGAAGGACGTTTTTCTTCTCTCCCTTCTCCTCTCCAAGGGCCTTGGAGAGACTGCATCCCTTTCTTTTGGTTGCTCTTTTGCTTTCCCAAGGATTGCGGTAGCTGGGGCAAAGCCCACTTTCTTCGCTCcgtgaataatatatatattatgccttcaaatattttgaacCACAAGCCTTACTGTTAGGTTCCTTAGTTTGTTACTTaccgaaaaaagaaaattctttagCTGCTGCTGTCTCATATAATTCAGATGTCTTAACGTAAAATAGCATAGAAGTTATCTTTTGGAACAAGAGATTTTGTATGCTTCTTCAACTTAAATCATCAATAGTCATGCAAGTGAGCTAGAGTTTTTACATTTGTCTCATATACCTAATTTCATTTCATGCagcaattctttttatttttaaaattataggaTGGCTTGAAGATGGGGAAGTCACTAGGAAATACACTTGAACCAAATGATCTGGTTCATAAATTTGGGCCTGATGCAGTCAGGTACTTCTTTCTCAGGGAGGTGGAATTTGGTAATGATGGGGACTATTCAGAAGACCGTTTCATCAATATTGTCAATGCACATCTTGCCAATACAATTGGTATATCTACTCTGGCTTCGTAAAAGCACTGTTCGCAGATCACTATGGTTGCTTTATACTTATTTGAATTGTCAAGCTAAGATAAATATATTCCTTGCAGGAAATCTTCTTAACCGTACTCTTGGACTTCTAAAAAAGAACTGCCAATCAACTTTGGTGGTTGATTCAATTATTGCAGCTAACGGAAATCCATTCCAGGACAGTGTGGAGAAGTTGGTAAGATTTGTGTGAAATTTACATTATCATGTGTCATCC carries:
- the LOC133862612 gene encoding methionine--tRNA ligase, chloroplastic/mitochondrial codes for the protein MAARINQSIQNTVWLLNPLHRPLSSKVKPRLHFRRNPFLSSSSSAKRALSCASLSAVQDGGEPFVITTPLYYVNAPPHMGSAYTTIAADAVARFQRLLGKKVVFITGTDEHGEKIATAAAAQGSNPSEHCDVISQAYKSLWKDVDISYDKFIRTTDPKHEAIVKEFYSRVLANGDIYRADYEGLYCVNCEEYKDEKELLDNNCCPMHLKPCVLRKEDNYFFALSKYQKLLEETLTENPNFVQPSFRLNEVQSWIKSGLRDFSISRASVDWGIPVPNDKKQTIYVWFDALLGYISALSQDKGQSNLQSAVSSGWPASLHLIGKDILRFHAVYWPAMLMSAGLSLPKMVFGHGFLTKDGLKMGKSLGNTLEPNDLVHKFGPDAVRYFFLREVEFGNDGDYSEDRFINIVNAHLANTIGNLLNRTLGLLKKNCQSTLVVDSIIAANGNPFQDSVEKLVEKARVNYEKLSLSSACEAIIEIGNAGNSYMDERAPWSLFKQGGAASEAAAKDLVIILEALRIIAIALSPVTPSLCWRIYGQLGFSKDQFDTVTWSETKWGGLKGGQVMAQPKPVFARIENRMEDEDEGEAAKKEAKNKDRVPQAQGVAEA